From a single Apium graveolens cultivar Ventura chromosome 2, ASM990537v1, whole genome shotgun sequence genomic region:
- the LOC141698241 gene encoding uncharacterized protein LOC141698241, whose amino-acid sequence MKPYQIPCSPQSLSSLILFLNMKKIVLNVELHDEKVKQKAMKVVSGLSGVDSIAMEMKEKRLTVTGDIDPFTIVAKLRKLCHTEIVMVGPAVAEKKKEDNAAGKKEDTKKPEAKKEEPAGGAKKKEESAGGAKKKEEPKKEEAKKKEAPKKIENSSQQEAIIPYHQMPYGPYYNYPPAPPPAYNYPPPPQQVYYNQQAYSYQQSPAPTQYYYHRSAEEDPNSCVVC is encoded by the exons ATGAAACCCTATCAGATTCCTTGCAGTCCACAAAGCTTGTCTTCTTTAATACTGTTCCTCAACATGAAG AAAATTGTGTTGAATGTGGAACTGCATGATGAGAAAGTGAAGCAGAAAGCAATGAAAGTAGTTTCTGGTCTCTCAG GGGTGGATTCAATTGCGATGGAAATGAAGGAGAAGAGGTTAACAGTAACAGGGGACATAGATCCATTTACTATAGTGGCTAAACTGAGGAAACTATGTCACACGGAAATAGTAATGGTTGGACCTGCTGTTGCGgagaaaaagaaagaagataaTGCTGCTGGTAAGAAAGAAGACACTAAGAAACCTGAGGCAAAGAAAGAGGAACCTGCAGGAGGCGCCAAGAAGAAAGAAGAATCTGCTGGAGGCGCCAAgaagaaagaagaaccaaagaaagaGGAAGCAAAAAAGAAAGAAGCACCAAAAAAGATTGAAAATAGCTCTCAACAGGAAGCTATAATTCCTTACCATCAAATGCCTTATGGCCCTTACTATAACTATCCTCCTGCTCCTCCGCCTGCTTATAATTATCCACCACCACCACAACAAGTGTATTATAATCAGCAGGCGTATAGTTATCAACAATCTCCAGCACCAACACAATACTATTATCACAGAAGTGCAGAAGAGGATCCAAACTCTTGTGTTGTCTGCTAA